A part of Spiribacter vilamensis genomic DNA contains:
- a CDS encoding response regulator transcription factor translates to MVKTILIVDHESNLTSALGFLLEQSGFRVVLASTCAQAEAAMNEACPDMAMVNTTLPDRSGYDLCQRLLAVAGAAGLPILMLTSHSLQVEREKAFSMGATDFIVKPFDPATILGRVRALASGAA, encoded by the coding sequence ATGGTTAAAACGATTCTAATTGTCGACCATGAATCCAATCTGACCAGTGCGCTCGGGTTCCTGCTCGAGCAGTCGGGGTTTCGCGTCGTACTCGCGAGTACCTGCGCCCAGGCGGAAGCCGCCATGAACGAGGCCTGTCCCGACATGGCCATGGTCAACACCACCCTGCCCGACCGCAGTGGTTATGACCTCTGCCAGCGTCTGCTCGCCGTTGCCGGTGCTGCCGGTCTACCCATCCTGATGCTGACTTCGCACAGCCTGCAGGTCGAGCGCGAGAAGGCGTTCTCGATGGGCGCGACCGACTTTATCGTCAAGCCCTTCGATCCGGCGACGATCCTCGGACGGGTGAGGGCCCTGGCCAGCGGAGCCGCCTGA
- a CDS encoding DUF294 nucleotidyltransferase-like domain-containing protein — translation MTDATASADASAIRAFLDSHSPFDRLPRALQRHFREHCEVRDYTAGTVILEPTAEPAAYFYLIVEGQVRAERPGGERFELGAGDNFPMAAMIGQRATRTVYRAGTPTQCLRIPRTAFEHLISESPMFRDYCLRGVSGLLDQVQQDIQHRAAGNLGGDTTMDTPLGELMNARPLTCEAQTSVRDAVAAMHARKVGSVLVTDLEERPRGIFTLHDLRSVVADGSHLDESLAAVMTREPITLDVKTYAFEAVVEMARHHIRHMIVTDQGGRLAGVISERDIFALQRINLVHLTRSITGAEDVDALVLARGQVGALIDSMMAHGAGVEQITRIITLLNDRTVTRAIELVLAERGDPGVPFTWIAFGSEGRREQTRVTDQDNGILFDPGEETPEAVRERLLPLARRINEVLDACGFALCTGNVMASNPGLCLSFEEWEATFRRLVGSATPENVLHSTIYFDFRPVWGDLVTGEALQRRVVELASGNSVFLHTLAGNCMAIKPPLGVFRDFVTDRDDDGVHRLDLKVRGLTPFVDAARVLALQAGIADAHTQTRFRELAKADVLTPEDAGAFERSFAFVQLLRMREHQYQSTSGDRMGNRLDPEGVNPMDRRILKEAFREARRLHKKLEVRFQL, via the coding sequence ATGACGGATGCCACCGCGAGCGCGGATGCCTCGGCGATCCGCGCTTTCCTCGATTCCCATTCCCCCTTCGACCGGCTGCCGCGCGCGCTGCAGCGGCATTTCCGGGAGCATTGCGAGGTCCGCGACTACACCGCCGGCACGGTCATCCTCGAGCCCACGGCCGAACCGGCGGCGTATTTCTACCTGATCGTGGAGGGGCAGGTCCGGGCCGAGCGCCCGGGAGGCGAGCGCTTCGAGCTGGGTGCCGGCGACAACTTCCCGATGGCGGCCATGATCGGTCAGCGAGCCACGCGGACCGTCTACCGGGCGGGGACGCCGACCCAGTGCCTGCGCATCCCGCGGACGGCGTTCGAGCATTTGATCAGCGAGAGCCCGATGTTCCGCGACTACTGTCTGCGCGGGGTGAGTGGCCTGCTCGATCAGGTCCAGCAGGACATCCAGCACCGCGCCGCCGGCAATCTCGGCGGTGATACCACGATGGATACGCCCCTCGGGGAGTTGATGAACGCCCGGCCACTCACCTGCGAGGCGCAGACCTCGGTGCGTGACGCGGTGGCGGCCATGCACGCCCGCAAGGTCGGCAGCGTACTGGTCACCGACCTCGAGGAGCGCCCGCGGGGGATCTTTACGCTCCATGACCTGCGCTCGGTGGTGGCCGATGGCAGCCACCTCGACGAGTCGCTCGCGGCGGTGATGACCCGCGAGCCGATCACCCTCGATGTGAAGACCTATGCCTTCGAGGCGGTGGTGGAGATGGCCCGGCACCATATCCGGCACATGATCGTCACCGATCAGGGCGGACGCCTTGCCGGCGTTATCTCCGAGCGCGATATTTTCGCCCTGCAGCGGATCAACCTGGTCCATCTCACCCGCTCGATTACCGGTGCCGAGGACGTCGATGCGCTGGTGCTCGCCCGCGGCCAGGTGGGCGCACTAATCGACAGCATGATGGCGCACGGGGCCGGCGTCGAGCAGATCACACGGATCATTACCCTGCTCAATGACCGCACCGTCACCCGTGCCATCGAGCTGGTGCTCGCCGAGCGCGGCGACCCCGGTGTGCCCTTTACGTGGATTGCCTTCGGCAGTGAGGGACGCCGGGAACAGACCCGCGTCACGGACCAGGATAACGGCATCCTCTTCGACCCGGGCGAGGAGACGCCGGAGGCGGTCCGCGAGCGTCTCCTGCCCCTGGCCCGGCGCATCAACGAGGTCCTCGACGCCTGCGGCTTCGCGCTCTGCACGGGCAATGTCATGGCCAGCAATCCCGGCCTGTGCCTGAGCTTCGAGGAGTGGGAGGCGACGTTCCGGCGGCTGGTGGGCAGTGCCACGCCGGAGAATGTCCTTCATTCGACCATCTACTTCGATTTCCGTCCGGTCTGGGGCGATCTCGTTACCGGCGAGGCGCTGCAGCGCCGGGTCGTTGAGCTCGCGTCCGGCAACTCGGTATTCCTGCATACGCTGGCGGGCAACTGTATGGCGATCAAACCCCCGCTCGGGGTCTTTCGCGACTTCGTGACCGATCGGGATGATGACGGTGTCCACCGACTCGACCTCAAGGTCCGCGGTCTGACGCCGTTCGTCGATGCGGCGCGTGTGCTGGCGCTGCAGGCGGGTATCGCCGATGCGCATACGCAGACGCGTTTCCGGGAGCTCGCCAAAGCGGATGTCCTGACCCCGGAAGACGCCGGCGCTTTCGAGCGCTCCTTTGCCTTCGTACAGCTGCTGCGGATGCGGGAGCATCAATACCAGTCGACCAGTGGCGATCGCATGGGCAACCGGCTCGATCCCGAGGGCGTGAACCCGATGGACCGTCGCATCCTCAAGGAGGCCTTCCGCGAGGCGCGGCGACTGCACAAGAAACTCGAAGTCCGCTTCCAGCTATAA
- a CDS encoding sodium:solute symporter family protein has translation MDLALTTYLIVGATFVLYIGIAIWAKAGSTGEFYVAGKGINPIANGMATAADWMSAASFISMAGLIAFLGYDASVYLMGWTGGYVLLALLLAPYLRKFGKFTVPEFIGDRFYSKPARVIAVVALIVASLTYVIGQMKGIGVAFSRFMETSYEVGLFTGMAIVFFYAVIGGMKGITYTQIAQYCVMIFAYTIPAIFISLAITGNPLPQLGLGGTVADGQSLLNTLDNILVDLGFSQYTIMKGTTMNMFFLTMSLMIGTAGLPHVIVRFFTVPRVRDARLSAGWALVFIAILYTTAPAVGAMSFYNLINTVQTGEVGAEEGNLAYENVPGWFSRWEETGLLGYEDKNDDGRIQYYNDDNAEFESTAQSYGWDGNELTVDRDIMVMANPEIAGLPNWVIALTVAGGLAAALSTAAGLLMAISSAISHDMIKGIINPRISEKGELLSARVAMGVAILVAGYLGLNPPGFAAQVVALAFGLAASSLFPVLMLGIFSRRMNSAGAIAGMLSGLSFTLIYVFVFKGWFFIPGTNMLPDTPENWLLGIGPQSIGAVGAIINAVVATLVSRATAPPPKEIQDLVESIRVPRAA, from the coding sequence ATGGATCTCGCACTCACGACTTACCTGATTGTCGGCGCCACCTTCGTGCTCTACATCGGCATCGCGATCTGGGCCAAGGCCGGCAGCACCGGCGAATTCTACGTGGCCGGCAAGGGGATCAACCCCATTGCCAACGGCATGGCAACGGCGGCGGACTGGATGTCGGCCGCATCTTTTATCAGTATGGCCGGCCTCATCGCCTTTCTCGGCTATGACGCATCGGTCTATCTCATGGGCTGGACCGGCGGCTACGTGCTGCTCGCACTCCTGCTCGCTCCCTATCTGCGCAAGTTCGGCAAGTTCACGGTTCCCGAGTTCATCGGCGATCGGTTCTACTCCAAACCGGCGCGGGTGATCGCCGTCGTCGCCCTGATCGTGGCCTCGCTGACCTATGTCATCGGTCAGATGAAGGGCATCGGCGTCGCCTTCTCGCGCTTCATGGAGACGAGCTACGAGGTGGGTCTCTTCACGGGAATGGCGATCGTCTTTTTCTACGCCGTGATCGGCGGCATGAAGGGCATCACCTATACCCAGATCGCCCAGTACTGCGTCATGATCTTCGCCTATACCATCCCGGCGATCTTCATCTCCCTGGCGATTACGGGTAATCCGCTGCCGCAGCTGGGCCTCGGTGGCACCGTGGCCGATGGTCAGTCCCTGCTCAACACCCTCGACAACATCCTTGTTGATCTCGGGTTCTCGCAGTACACGATCATGAAGGGCACGACGATGAACATGTTCTTCCTGACCATGTCGCTGATGATCGGTACGGCCGGCCTGCCCCACGTCATCGTGCGCTTCTTCACGGTTCCACGGGTGCGTGACGCACGCCTGTCGGCGGGCTGGGCACTGGTGTTCATCGCCATTCTCTACACCACCGCCCCGGCCGTGGGTGCCATGTCGTTCTACAACCTGATCAATACCGTCCAGACGGGCGAGGTCGGGGCGGAGGAAGGCAACCTGGCCTACGAGAATGTCCCCGGCTGGTTCTCGCGCTGGGAGGAAACCGGGCTTCTTGGCTACGAAGACAAGAACGACGATGGCCGCATCCAGTACTACAACGACGACAACGCGGAGTTTGAATCCACGGCGCAATCCTATGGCTGGGATGGCAACGAGCTGACGGTCGACCGCGACATCATGGTCATGGCCAACCCCGAGATCGCGGGGCTGCCCAACTGGGTGATTGCGCTGACGGTGGCCGGTGGTCTTGCCGCCGCCCTGTCGACGGCGGCAGGGCTGCTCATGGCCATCTCCTCGGCGATCTCGCACGACATGATCAAGGGCATCATCAACCCACGGATCAGCGAGAAGGGCGAGTTGCTGTCGGCACGCGTGGCAATGGGGGTCGCCATCCTCGTGGCCGGTTACCTGGGCCTGAATCCACCGGGATTCGCGGCGCAGGTGGTCGCCCTGGCGTTCGGACTGGCAGCGTCCTCGCTGTTCCCGGTATTGATGCTGGGGATCTTCAGCCGTCGGATGAATAGCGCCGGTGCCATCGCCGGTATGCTCTCGGGTCTCAGCTTCACGCTGATCTACGTGTTCGTCTTCAAGGGCTGGTTCTTCATCCCCGGGACGAACATGCTGCCGGATACCCCCGAGAACTGGTTGCTCGGCATCGGCCCGCAGTCCATCGGTGCAGTCGGCGCGATCATCAACGCCGTCGTCGCGACCCTGGTATCCCGGGCAACGGCACCGCCGCCGAAGGAAATCCAGGACCTGGTGGAAAGCATCCGGGTGCCCCGCGCCGCCTGA
- a CDS encoding 3'-5' exonuclease, with the protein MRAFRLPRLRKRLWGSVAVIAAPAAVAAPMLSSVHPVLGGGAVGLAFAGVGLVIDRRIGRPLSATERGAGIIAASNPGHQLELNARHWLGRLPETIEQLGGTVARSRREMEEAASAWTTRIEARKARLETILREIREGVVVCGTDGRINLYNRTARVLLDGEPALGLGRNINEVLNDGPLRHALGLIEPAANATGSADTELVCATTSGERLLRCRVARLITDDPGTDGFVMTLTDVSRQTRAALRREQSLRAAVESLRDPLTSLYTVSESLRLAQQADLDADADRFGRMVREETHRLTEAFAHLSDETTSMVTDNWRLEDLHLGSLIAGIKKNRQSTGMPRIQCGADVWVSAEPYLLSQVIEALLIRLAGALGVSAVAITGREQGSLVYLDINWSGDVIAPDQLDEWLDAGLDDVGGTVSLREVLQRHDTTAWSQADLSRPGRAVLRLPLPGAPAKTESPSIIAPRPEFYDFAADETDPVLALGDQADRRLTELDYVVFDCETTGLAPGQGDEIVSIGAVRIHEGRVMHGETFELLANPERSIPALATSIHGIRDEDVADAPPVEEAIRRFHAFAGDAVLVGFNIAFDMRFLRLKQRRCGVRFDNPTLDALLLSILLHDHTGEHTLEGVARRLGVGVGGRHTALGDSLTTAEILIQLFGLLPDAGITRLSEAVSAQEKMVEFRRQQRAF; encoded by the coding sequence GTGAGGGCGTTCCGGCTACCCCGGCTGCGCAAACGCCTCTGGGGATCGGTTGCCGTGATCGCCGCTCCGGCGGCGGTGGCGGCCCCGATGCTGAGCAGTGTCCACCCAGTGCTGGGAGGCGGCGCGGTGGGTCTCGCGTTTGCCGGCGTCGGGCTGGTGATCGACCGTCGCATCGGCCGACCGCTGAGCGCGACCGAACGCGGTGCGGGCATTATCGCCGCATCCAACCCGGGGCATCAGCTCGAGCTGAACGCTCGCCACTGGCTCGGCCGCCTGCCCGAAACCATCGAGCAGCTCGGGGGGACCGTCGCCCGCAGCCGGCGCGAGATGGAGGAAGCGGCGTCGGCCTGGACCACCCGCATCGAGGCTCGAAAGGCCCGGCTGGAAACGATCCTGCGCGAGATCCGTGAAGGGGTCGTGGTCTGCGGTACCGACGGCCGCATCAATCTCTACAACCGCACCGCGCGTGTCCTGCTCGACGGCGAACCGGCGCTGGGGCTCGGCCGCAACATCAACGAGGTGCTCAATGACGGGCCACTGCGGCACGCGCTCGGCCTGATCGAGCCAGCGGCGAACGCCACTGGCAGTGCCGACACCGAACTGGTCTGTGCGACGACCAGCGGCGAGCGACTGTTGCGATGCCGGGTCGCGCGTTTGATCACCGACGACCCCGGCACCGACGGCTTCGTCATGACCCTGACCGATGTCTCGCGCCAGACCCGGGCGGCCCTGCGCCGGGAACAGAGCCTCCGCGCGGCGGTCGAGTCACTCCGCGATCCGCTGACCAGCCTCTACACGGTCAGTGAAAGCCTGCGGCTCGCCCAGCAGGCCGATCTCGACGCCGATGCCGACCGGTTTGGTCGCATGGTCCGGGAGGAGACCCACCGCCTGACCGAGGCCTTCGCGCACCTCTCGGATGAAACCACATCGATGGTGACGGATAACTGGCGACTCGAGGATCTGCACCTCGGCAGTCTCATCGCCGGCATCAAGAAAAACCGCCAGTCAACGGGCATGCCGCGGATCCAGTGCGGCGCGGATGTCTGGGTGTCTGCCGAGCCCTACCTGCTCAGCCAGGTGATCGAGGCGCTGCTGATCCGTCTGGCCGGCGCGCTGGGCGTCTCGGCCGTCGCCATCACCGGACGGGAGCAGGGCAGCCTCGTCTATCTCGACATCAACTGGTCGGGCGATGTGATCGCCCCGGATCAGCTCGATGAATGGCTGGATGCCGGGCTGGATGACGTCGGTGGCACCGTCTCCCTGCGCGAGGTGCTGCAGCGCCACGACACCACGGCGTGGAGCCAGGCGGATCTCTCCCGCCCGGGTCGGGCCGTGTTGCGGCTGCCGCTCCCGGGGGCACCGGCGAAAACCGAGAGCCCGAGCATCATCGCCCCTCGCCCCGAGTTCTATGACTTTGCCGCGGACGAGACCGATCCGGTCCTTGCCCTGGGCGATCAGGCGGACCGTCGACTGACCGAACTGGATTACGTCGTATTCGACTGCGAAACCACCGGCCTGGCGCCGGGTCAGGGTGACGAGATCGTCTCCATCGGTGCCGTGCGCATCCACGAGGGGCGCGTCATGCACGGCGAGACGTTCGAGTTGCTGGCGAACCCGGAGCGCTCGATTCCCGCGCTCGCCACGAGCATCCACGGCATTCGCGACGAGGATGTCGCCGATGCCCCCCCGGTCGAAGAGGCGATCCGCCGTTTCCACGCCTTCGCCGGCGATGCCGTGCTGGTGGGATTCAATATCGCCTTCGACATGCGCTTTCTGCGGCTCAAGCAGCGTCGCTGCGGTGTACGTTTCGACAATCCCACGCTCGACGCCCTGCTGTTATCGATCCTGCTCCACGACCACACCGGCGAGCATACGCTCGAGGGCGTGGCGCGGCGGCTGGGTGTGGGCGTTGGCGGTCGTCACACCGCCCTGGGCGACTCCCTCACCACCGCCGAGATCCTGATCCAGCTGTTCGGACTGTTACCCGATGCCGGGATTACACGCCTCAGCGAGGCCGTCAGCGCGCAGGAGAAAATGGTGGAATTTCGCCGCCAGCAGCGCGCGTTCTAG